TTATCGTATAACCGATATGTTACAATACGAGCTTCCATACGCAGCACCGGCATCAGGTATTTATCCTGTTCCCGAACCGGCTGAATACAGCGGACTTACGCACGATGTAATGTTTACTTTAGGATTTAAGTTCTAAGGCAAACTATATAATATTTTTGCAGAGACACATTCCCTTAGGTTTGTGTCTTTTTTTATGCATGCAATTTTGCCAGAAATTCATCTTTAAAACTAAGGCTTACCGGCAGTTTAATTTCGCCCAAACTAACCTGATTTCCCTCGAGGTACACCACTTTTGATAACGACACCACATATGATTTATGAATACGGCCAAATTGTTTCTCGGGAAGAGCTGCAAGAAAATCTTTTAAACGACCGTGTACCATAAGCGATTGACTTTCGGTAATAAAACGAACATAATCGCCCTGCGCTTCAAGGTAAATAATTTCGTTAAAATTTAGGCGATAGTCTTTTTTATTGGCTCTAACCATCAGGTGTTGCGGATTATTCTCTTTGCGCATTGAAAATCGCTCGATGGCCCTGTTTAATGCCGTTCGGAAACGTTCAAACGATACCGGCTTAAGCAGGTAATCTACTGCATCTACCTCGAAGCCTTCTAAGGCAAACTCGGGATAAGCCGTAACCAATATAAACAAAGGTGGTTCTTTTAAACTTTTTATAAAACCAATGCCACTTAATTTGGGCATGTTTATATCCAGAAAAAGCAAATCTACTTTCTCGTCCTTCAATATTTGTCCGGCCTCAAGCGCATCGCTGCAAACCGCAACCAATTGCAGTTCGGGGCAAGCGTTTACATAATCGCCCAATACATCCTGCGATAAAGGTTCATCGTCGACAATAATACAGTTTAAAACCATGCTTAATAATTTTACTTCATTCAATACTAATTTAACTGTACCTGCAAAAGCACTTTAAAGGTTTCTTTATGGTTGCTTATTTTTAACAAATGCTGGTTCGGATAAATCAAATCAAGTCTCTTTTTTACATTCTCAATTCCGATTCCTCGGTATTTTAGGTCAAAAGTTGCATTAGACTGCCCCTTAGTATTTTCAATCTCAAAGTTTAATACTTGACCCGACACTTCGAGTTTAATTCTCACAAATGCATTTTTGCTGCCCCCTTTTAACCCATGTTTAAAACTATTTTCAACAAATGGAAGGAACAATAGCGGTGCAACTTTTTTGCCTTCAATTTCGCCTGTTGTCTCAAAAACAATTTGTTGGTTTGGATTGATACGCAAATTTTGCAGTTCGATGTAGTTCTTGATCATTTCCACCTCTTTGTTTAACGGTACAAGTTCGGCATCCGAATCGTAAATAATATGTCGCATTAAATCGCTTAACTGAATTATTTTTGCGGGCACGTCTTTCGATTCTTTTCGGGCCATACTGTAAATACTGTTCAACGAGTTAAACAAAAAATGTGGATTAATTTGTGATTTTAAGGCTTTCAGCTCGGCCTGTGATTTTTCTTTTTCAAGCTCTTCGGCTCTAAACCAGCTCCGGGCCAGGTGAAGCAAACTTGAAATAAAAAGATAAATGGCAAAAAATAAGGAGATATCCCAAAAACTATAGTAAGCTATAAAATAATACCCTCTAAAAAT
Above is a genomic segment from uncultured Draconibacterium sp. containing:
- a CDS encoding LytTR family DNA-binding domain-containing protein, which produces MVLNCIIVDDEPLSQDVLGDYVNACPELQLVAVCSDALEAGQILKDEKVDLLFLDINMPKLSGIGFIKSLKEPPLFILVTAYPEFALEGFEVDAVDYLLKPVSFERFRTALNRAIERFSMRKENNPQHLMVRANKKDYRLNFNEIIYLEAQGDYVRFITESQSLMVHGRLKDFLAALPEKQFGRIHKSYVVSLSKVVYLEGNQVSLGEIKLPVSLSFKDEFLAKLHA
- a CDS encoding histidine kinase, encoding MNRYIKIILVRLIKDRVLQHILFWCLSFLILMNVLKVSAEIKQIDLIYTAVFHLPIVPVVYLNLNVLFPVLWERARYFAYAFAVLAIAALGSGFYLLLFDQLIDYIFRGYYFIAYYSFWDISLFFAIYLFISSLLHLARSWFRAEELEKEKSQAELKALKSQINPHFLFNSLNSIYSMARKESKDVPAKIIQLSDLMRHIIYDSDAELVPLNKEVEMIKNYIELQNLRINPNQQIVFETTGEIEGKKVAPLLFLPFVENSFKHGLKGGSKNAFVRIKLEVSGQVLNFEIENTKGQSNATFDLKYRGIGIENVKKRLDLIYPNQHLLKISNHKETFKVLLQVQLN